A single window of Girardinichthys multiradiatus isolate DD_20200921_A chromosome 15, DD_fGirMul_XY1, whole genome shotgun sequence DNA harbors:
- the LOC124881725 gene encoding adhesion G-protein coupled receptor F1-like translates to MNITTATTEQVTNSTTYATTMTTPIATPVTNSTPETTTFTVTSMATTPVTNLTPSVTDTTASTTPVTTLVTSVNLTPQNTTTGAIPTTNMTVATTKVTTPTSTTSTSTRATTIMTSSMTSSTPTTANNGPTTVTSKTVATTTATSTVLTSTTTLPPLTPAPGIDIVMLVKIDKTFIPDYNNKDSANYKSLASSINKLLKNQYEGITGFINVFMTGFRQGSVIVDFTVRTSEFNDTQMAKANDNMKTAMSKEIASVLETSVPQFSSATNMTLSPDVIYTGQTMTLTCNSSGFSLGNDVTVEWTFDGLVISSKRHTISFEIPFTLEVSQVILADAGDYQCTLKGKAISFHQYGKVRTNDIKTAPNVQVRGTMFAECVQGKTVPLECCVQSPFTVNWFAGSTSLESGSGSSQNCISYQYLMQSCTVPKEETFTCKVENPAGYEEKTRLTIFLDSITCNSPEYGAGRTNDRAVGKCEEGQTGAKIAVCLESGNWKLVEDTCIVTVIKELLIGSEDLKEEEVPRFTEILSTAVKDEEKQITKSSATISAIVSILNIIASVSQDVQEDVMQNVLETVDIIISDDAKDSWNFLNTNQTQNSSSLLLGSLETISEVLNGTFAISTQRILLKRVKFRDSYNEHLNSTVFITIPATGLDNTFITTILFSSLNNVMPTRTSAFNFSLFNITSNETDTRNAINAAVLLVKINESIPNVSLSYNKLNTTLELDPQCVFWNFTLFDKVGAWDDEGCQFISDINNTVTCTCNHLTSFSILMSTDIPESIRTLLDIITYIGVGISMVSLLICLIIEGIVWRALTINSTAFMRHVAIVNTALSLLIADICFIIGASIAKNPKENPDEDYTVPVGPCSAATFFMHFFYLAMFFWMFVSSLLLLYRSVMVFSQMSKWTMFAIGLTVGYVCPLIIAVTTVAATAPGNGYVREDQACWLNWTKTKALLALVIPALTIVVFNILVIIVVLYKMLRRRSIGAQADEKHALLVILRCVAILTPLFGLTWSLGIGTMVEPTNKGIHIAFAFFNSLQGFFILLFGTLLDSKIRSLMLRRVPTLSTTSNRTRSTSAGISSHSGLNIFGRLRGRMHVYRLSRTGNSNNTNTASESFTPTH, encoded by the exons GTGTAAATCTGACACCCCAAAATACAACAACTGGCGCTATCCCCACAACAAACATGACTGTTGCTACCACAAAAGTAACAACTCCAACCAGTACCACAAGTACTTCTACTAGGGCCACCACAATCATGACCAGTAGTATGACTTCCAGCACCCCCACAACTGCTAACAATGGCCCTACAACTGTTACCTCGAAAACTGTAGCTACCACAACTGCTACATCTACTGTCTTGACCTCCACTACCACCTTACCTCCTTTAACACCTGCACCAG GAATTGATATTGTAATGTTAGTCAAAATAGATAAGACGTTTATACCAGACTATAACAATAAGGACAGTGCTAATTACAAAAGTCTTGCGTCATCTATTAATAAATTG CTGAAGAACCAGTATGAAGGCATAACGGGATTCATTAATGTTTTCATGACGGGATTCAG ACAAGGAAGTGTTATTGTAGACTTCACTGTCAGGACATCTGAATTTAATGACACTCAAATGGCTAAGGCAAATGATAACATGAAAACAGCCATGTCAAAAGAAATTGCCTCTGTTCTTGAAACGAGTGTTCCACAGTTCTCAA GTGCAACAAATATGACACTAAGTCCGGATGTCATTTATACTGGTCAAACCATGACACTGACATGTAACTCCTCTGGTTTTAGTCTGGGAAACGATGTTACAGTTGAATGGACATTTGATGGGTTGGTAATTTCATCAAAAAGGCATACAATTTCTTTTGAAATTCCATTCACACTGGAAGTTAGCCAAGTGATTCTTGCTGATGCTG gagaTTATCAATGCACATTGAAGGGAAAAGCAATTTCTTTCCACCAGTATGGAAAGGTGAGAACTAATGACATAAAGACAGCACCTAATGTCCAAGTCCGGGGTACAATGTTTGCTGAATGTGTTCAAGGGAAGACTGTACCGCTTGAGTGTTGTGTCCAGTCCCCTTTCACAGTCAACTGGTTTGCTGGATCGACATCTTTAGAATCAG GTTCAGGTTCAAGCCAAAACTGCATCAGTTATCAATATCTAATGCAAAGCTGCACAGTACCAAAAGAAGAAACATTCACATGCAAAGTTGAAAATCCGGCGGGTTATGAAGAAAAAACACGTCTAACCATTTTTTTAGATT ctATTACCTGTAACAGTCCTGAGTATGGGGCTGGAAGAACAAATGACAGAGCAGTAGGAAAGTGTGAAGAAGGTCAAACGGGGGCCAAGATTGCAGTGTGTTTGGAATCAGGAAACTGGAAACTTGTGGAGGACACCTGCATAGTAACTGTAATCAAAGAGTTACTAATTGGTTCAGAG GATctgaaagaagaagaagttCCAAGATTTACAGAGATATTAAGTACAGCTGTCAaggatgaagaaaaacaaatcactaAATCATCTGCAACAATCTCTGCTATTGTCAGTATCTTAAATATCATTGCAAGTGTTTCACAAGATGTACAAGAAGATGTTATGCAG AATGTACTGGAAACTGTTGATATCATCATAAGTGATGATGCAAAGGATTCTTGGAACTTTCTAAATACAAATCAAACCCAAAATTCGAGCTCATTATTGCTGGGTTCACTTGAGACAATTTCTGAAGTACTTAATGGAACATTTGCAATAAGTACTCAAAGGATTCTGCTCAAGAGAGTGAAATTCAGAGACTCATACAATGAACATCTAAACTCCACGGTTTTCATAACAATTCCAGCAACAGGCCTGGATAATACATTTATCACcaccattcttttctcctccttGAATAATGTTATGCCAACTCGGACCTCTGCATTTAACTTTAGCCTTTTTAATATCACCAGCAATGAAACTGACACCCGGAATGCCATCAATGCTGCTGTTCTGCttgtcaaaataaatgaatcaattCCCAACGTCAGCTTAAGCTACAACAAGCTCAATACAACCCTGGAACTGGACCCACAGTGTGTCTTCTGGAATTTTACACTCTTTGATAAAGTTGGTGCCTGGGATGATGAGGGCTGTCAGTTTATTTCGGACATAAACAATACTGTAACCTGCACCTGCAACCACCTCACATCTTTCTCAATTCTGATGTCAACTGACATTCCTGAATCAATAAGAACATTATTGGATATTATTACATATATTGGAGTTGGGATATCAATGGTCAGCTTACTTATTTGTCTCATTATTGAAGGGATTGTATGGAGAGCCCTAACCATAAATAGCACTGCCTTTATGCGCCATGTCGCCATTGTTAACACagccctgtccctgctgattgCTGACATATGTTTCATCATTGGGGCCTCTATTGCAAAGAACCCCAAAGAAAACCCAGATGAGGACTACACAGTGCCAGTTGGACCATGTAGTGCAGCAACCTTTTTCATGCATTTTTTCTATCTTGCCATGTTCTTTTGGATGTTTGTTTCAAGTCTCCTGCTTTTATACCGGTCAGTCATGGTGTTCTCCCAAATGTCCAAATGGACCATGTTCGCAATTGGCTTGACTGTGGGATATGTTTGCCCTCTGATTATAGCTGTTACTACTGTTGCTGCCACAGCACCTGGTAATGGATACGTAAGGGAAGATCAGGCTTGTTGGCTAAACTGGACGAAGACTAAGGCCCTTTTGGCCTTGGTGATCCCTGCCTTGACCATAGTTGTGTTCAATATTTTGGTCATAATAGTGGTCTTGTACAAGATGCTGAGAAGAAGAAGTATTGGAGCGCAGGCAGATGAAAAACATGCCCTGTTAGTCATTCTAAGATGTGTGGCTATACTGACTCCTTTATTCGGACTGACCTGGTCTTTGGGAATTGGAACCATGGTGGAGCCAACAAATAAAGGGATCCATATTGCCTTTGCATTCTTCAATTCACTACAG GGtttcttcattttattgtttGGGACTCTATTGGATTCCAAG ATCCGTTCCCTGATGTTAAGAAGAGTGCCAACTCTAAGCACTACCTCTAATCGAACAAGA aGCACAAGTGCTGGAATTTCATCTCACAGTGGCCTTAACATTTTTGGCCGATTACGTGGAAGAATGC ATGTCTACCGTCTTTCACGGACTGGAAATTCAAACAACACCAATACTGCATCAGAGTCATTTACCCCCACCCACTAA